The Zingiber officinale cultivar Zhangliang chromosome 2A, Zo_v1.1, whole genome shotgun sequence genomic sequence CAATGTGAAGCATCTGATGCGATTGAGACCAAAATGCTATCTCACCCATTGGAAATATACTCAAATTTTTGTGTTAAAACATGATTATTTTGTGAATTTTGCTCAACCTTTGGAGGCATTTCAAACATAATTATTCCCTGTTTCTTATCACTTAACATTATTCACAAATATGGCATCAAATAAAGTTTCAATGCCATTTGAGAGGCCAACTATTTTTTACTTTTGCTATTACACTGCCGTTTCTTGCTCGTGCCTTATAGTTGAGATTGTAAACGCTCAATCCACTTGTTAAGAGTAATGATTTCCTAATTGCAGGAGATTTACCTAATTGATCCAAGTGTTAAAACACCTGCCAGTGCTGTTACATTTATTTCAATTATGTTTTTATAAAACTGTTATTTTTATCATAATTGTCTTAGAAGTAAATACAATATGAATCACCAACATTCATAAATCTAGCATAGTTACAAGTTCGATCAAGCATTCAAGGAAGTACGATACGCCTCCTCTTGATTTCAATCCATTATTTCATATAGGTTAAACTTCCTTTCTGCTTAACCTCAACTTCCTTGAGCTCCAGTTTTCATGCATGGAAATTCTGCACTTTTGATAACATAACTCGAGTTCTTTCCCTTTGCCTGTTGTGCATTCAAATAACTTGTCAAGATTTTCTTCATGACTGACCCGCGATTGCGGGACATGCTGTTTAAGATGACAAACCTCTCTTCTCTTGCTGGACTAATCACTGCTGCAGGTGAGAAACTTGGTGTGGAGAAAGCAGTCAGACAAGCAGTGTCTAAACCAGGTACTGAGTGTCGAAATGAGGCTTGCTGGTGGTCGACAAAGCTGATCTTTGGACACTTACAGAGGTCATCTACATATAGCAATTCATCGATTCGAGCAACGATATTGAACGCGAGGCTCTCCAATACTCTAGAGTAGCTTTCGAGGATGGATTTTCCGACATcctatttgtttttgttttcagatATGAGAAGACAAGAATCAGCATTCAGATATGTAATGGAATTGCAAGTCAGACAAACCTTGTTGAATTGGATCTTGCAGACATccaaattggtttgtgttagacTAGGGAACCTTTGCTTCAAGCACAGCAAGATCGTCTCGGCTCTATTGGCAAATACTATACTTTTTTCAGTATCCATGGCCAGGCCCCTCACAATGCCCCAAGACGATCTGGCAGTGCCATTTCGGTGACTACTTATCGATCTTCGGCTACACCAAACATGAATTGAGTCTTCGATGCGGTTTGCAATTTCGAGAGCTTGGTGTTCGGAGGACAAATCGAGACAATCCAGAAGGCACTCAGGTGAGAATTGTTCAGAAGTGATAAAACTGTACACCGTCTCACCCATGCTTGCTCTTAGATTCTGTAATCCAGGGTGATTGTACGATcattcgatcgatcgaacgaaaTGCCGTCGATTGCATTGGAAAGATCAAGGGAAAGAAAACACACCTTTGGAAGTGAATCAAAGTAAGAGTCAGGAACTTCCATTTCTGCCAAAGTAGTGCTATTGATTGCAACTGAAGCCTTCAAAATCTGATTTGCACAGCCTCTTTGGTGCTGCAACTGCTTTCTAGTGCTCTCCCGAAGTCCTTCGGCAGGAACACGAGGAACGGGAAGCCACCATTTCTCATCCTGCTGGTGAATTCTTCTTCTGAAAGATGCCAAACTATCAGAATCTAATGCCAGTGTCCCTTGATCAACGTACCAAAATTCTGGATCACTGAAGCTGTCTAGAATTTCCTGCAAAGATCAATATCAGCAAGTGTATTTAAACCTGAAATCAACAAGTGCAAATTCAGTGTCTCACAAGAAGCATATTGTCCAATTTCCTGAGTGCTGGCAGATTGATGTACAAATCTGGCCTTGGTCTGCAACTCATAGCCTCAAGCTTGCTTCCATCAGGAAACGTTTGCAAAGTCGGTTTGAATTCGGCAATGTGATCGCTGACACAAAGAAGCCATTCCATCTCCCTTCGCCACAGGGACTTCTTTTCAGGAGGCAGAGGTTCCAATCTCCAGAGCTGACCAAACACAGTAGCTGGTAGAAGCACAAGAACACAGAGATTGACCTTAATCTGTCATATGCTCCAAAATTTTCAAGGACTAGAACAATATAAATCACCACAGAGATTGGTGACTGCATTGGAGATGGCCAGCGCAGTGCAGACCCCTTTGCCACAGCCTGACATGTCTTCCCCCAGCAGCAACTTGGAGAGCCGCTCCTTCATCAACTCGATCTCTAAACAAACGCAACTGCAGGTTAAACAAAAGAAGCTCTTCAAACTTGCATAACTTGTAAAAATTCTTCACCCGAACCTCCACCTTTCATCGGCTTGCTCACAAAGCTGGAACAGTTTGCACTGCGCTCATCTCCAGTCGAACGGCTGAACGCTTCGCCACATTTGCTCTCAGCGTCCTCCATTGAGGGACAATGCTGGATCAGAAGTGCAGAGGAAGGCGAGAAGGATTGAGGATCCTCGTTGCATCATTAAGGGTGCATGGTTGTTGGCGTCGGGGACTCTAAAGTGCTTCCTCTCGGGCCCTCTTCGCGTCCTGCTTGTCGACAGAAGGTGAGAGTTTCTGCAATGATGGAAGGAGAAAAGCTGAGAAACGGGAGAGGACGTGTGTGGTGTGAGGGACTATCTCATGGTACAAAAGGCGGAATCCGCCGCCTCGACGGCCCCCTACGCCTGCCCCATGGTGATGTAGGAGGAGGGTTAATCAGGATGAATGCTGGGTTGACAAGTGGCTGGGGGTTCGAGGCTTTAAGCCGGCAGACGGAGATATTATCCCACATTGTAACCGTCGACGCTCGAACCTGCTGCTTCATGGTACAACTTCCCAGCCACTTACCAACTGATCCAGCCCCTGGGGACGTGTGAGGGACTATCTCAGAGTCGGTTGATGGTGGTGGCCATGATTCCCAGAGATGGAAGCTACATGCAAATTGCAGAGGAAGGGGGTTAGGGGGGGACCGTCCATGGCTTTGCAAAGAGAGTTGCTTTTCTCCCCTCCCGGTCAACGCACACCCTCTCCACCTCTCCTCTTTCTCCCTGCCAAAAGACGCATGTAacctcctttttatttttttgtttttttgttttttttatttcatttaattcttaattagattaaatttgaatcataaaattaaaaataaaatttggatcataaaaactaaataactctcctacaattatatttttaattttatttaattttaatttttttaattaatttaatttattattttgtatcaatactttatttttcaattttatataaatcttatttagtttttatttttttaattaatttaatttattattttttatcaatactttatttttcaattttatataaattttatttagtttttattttttaattaatttaatttattatttttttcataatacttatatttttttcaattgatttttttaaattttatttttttattaattttttaatcaatttctttatcaattttttatcagttttattttttcaataatttttttatatgtttatatgtcaagggttgaaaggggggtcatttaaagtgatgagagattttgacatgtgtcaagggttggaaggggggtcatttaaagggataaaagattttgacatgtgtcaagggttagaagtgagataatttaaagggagagaaaattctgacatatgtcaaatattaaagaggggtaatttaaagggagggggtgttttgacagatgtcaatggttggagaatgacgaatttaaatggagggagtgttttgacatgtgtcaatagttggaggatgagtaatttaaagagggtgagagattttgacatgtgttatatgtcaatggttggagggagggatgattttaagggagagaagattatgacATGTGTTAATAGTTGGATGCGGATAATTTAAGTGACAAATTAGGAATgtaatttaaagaaagtgagtaatttaaaaattatataaaataaaaaaaattaaaaattttgataaaaaaacaataaacaaaattgattaaagaaataaaacataataaatattaaaaaaattaaaaacataataaataaaattaattaaaaataaaattaaataaaaattaaataaaattaaaaaaatataagtattaatgaaaaaataataaacaaaattaaataaaaaataaaactaaataaaattaaataaaataaaaaatatatataagtattaatgaaaaataataaataaaattgattaaaactttaaactaaataaagattttaaaatatataaattaaataaaaattttaaaatatataagtatgaatgaaaaaaattaaaaataaaattaaataaaattaaactaaataaaaatttaaaaatatataagtatgaataaaaaaatttaaaataaaattaataaaaaattaaaaattaaaattaatttaaaataaaaaattaaaaatatgtaagtatgaatatataagtatgaattaaaaaaattaaaaataaaattaaaaaataaaaaaaaataaaaaaatgaaaaggagGTTACATGCGTCTTTTGGCGGGGGAGAGAGGGGAGGTGAAGGGGGTGTGTGACGGGGGTGGGAAAAGCAATTTACCTTTGCAAATATGTTAAAGATGCGATGTGGATTACTGCAAAAAGTTTtggagtttttttttgttttgttttttttttttttttttttgaaaggctGTTAGCCTGTTCCAAAGCAACCAGTCTCTGCAGTGGAAATTGTTCCAACTTCCATTGGTTGATTGATTGTCAGTCGCACAATTTATTTGTTGGGAAAATTTATATGCAATCTCTATTGATTAATACAACTTTGCATGTATTCTTTATTGAAAAAgtcctttatttttatttcctagtttaatatatttatctaattattcatgatattttaagtataaaaaatttaaaaataaatataaatcctcttaaatttagtacattaaactagaatctattatattttctattaaattgagtacgattcttttttcacctcaattggagagaaaatatattagatttttttttaaatggtactcaattggatgaaaaatatattatattaaatttttttttcaaatggtactgaatttaggggaaattatattaaataggaaaaaaattgtactcaattaaatagaaaatatactcgattctagtttaaaatgctgaatttaataggaattatactcatttttagactatttatatatataaaaaagtagaaggacaattttaatagaaaatatactcgaatatattagattttatttaaatgatactcaattgaatagaaaaatatactagattttctttaaataatacttaattggatataaaatatactagatttttttttatatgatgctgaatttaagagaaattatattaaaataggaaaaaaatatactcaatttaatagaaaatatactcgattctaatatgtgctgaatttaagagcaattatattcatttttagattttttgtacctaaaaatttGAGGGGCAATTAGATCACAATATTTGTatgagggagttgaagcaaataaaaatttacatgcaGGAAGtggaaataaaattatttatagaTAAAGATTACATGCAAAATTCAAATTGTCATGAGAAGTTTTTCCCTATTTTACCATTATTTGTTCAACATAATATAATTGAGCGCCTCCGGTGCAGCGGACGCCGCGTAGTCTCCTAAACATTCATATTTTTCTACAGGAAATTTCATAGGAACTGGCTGGATTTGTGTTTGAAGGGCTAGGGCTAGGTATATTGTACTAGCTAGCTAAAGAGATATAATATAATTGAGTAAAAATCGAAAAAGCATCCCAGCATATACCTACGTTAAAAGTGCCtttcgttttaaaaaaaatataaatcaaagATACGTCTcacaaaatattttatattaaaaatacgtTATAAGTAACTATTATAACTTGTTTAAATCAGTCGCTATTACAATTTATTTAAGATTTAGattttatgatttatgatttaatttaattaaaagaaaatacatAACTTTTTATGTTATAATATCTATATACTAGGGTTATACGTGGTAGTAATTATTGAtaattgatccggtgataagggcaGCGGAAGGTCAATGACACgtgaaggtcaaaagtcaagagattcaaccatgAGACCCGGGCGACCGGGCGAAGCAGGCCGATCGACCGGATGAAGCGGGCCGACCAGCTGTGAATCCCCCCAAGCCGAATGAAAgataacccgactaggggtcgggtttccaatgctcaaggtaaaaggttTCAGGGCCAagcgggctgtccgttcggccggggtACCAGGCAAAAGAGGCAGGAGCAATCCCATCGGAGCATACGGCCGAGAGttctcccggtcggaccgatacttaCAACCGACGACAGAAGTAATAcgcctgccgagcggccgacccgctcggccctggaacagatagGAAGctcaagaggacaaaggagacaggggataacatcatcctcgagacgtctgccgccgacaggcagcagagttggcggccgagccgtacgcaggatcatacggtggaagcttccaccgtcacatccgggatatgctcggacgattgcggaatgacgccaaaggtacttttctgacagaggcttgttaaggtatatttggggaagcgtgcacccATAGAGAAACGTGCCCGCGTCTCCCCGGGGtgctatataaggacccccagacgtcgacgaaggtatgcgcaaatctttactgtagccacattacgctgcctctctcgttgcatgacttgagcgtcggagggccgtcgccgggaaacccctcccggctcggcttctttgcaggttcgccggagatctacgccaccagtcggagacagcggagcgtgccacgtccccaacgTCCGTCAACTCAGCGCTCGaataggatcaaattggcgtcgtctgtggaaacacacctgaatccgagcctagaagatggaagaagttggacgtcaacttctggtaacgctctctcccgaggagctcgaagcactcgtccaagcgcgagcagcgaaaatcgtggagcagcagcagaaagctcaggccgagcgggcagcgcagcaagcgacatcagcctcggggggccgagcgctacccgaagacaggcaggagcagctctcaatatgggggcaaaataagggacCGACCGACACCCAGATGgggcgccgcccgccccgataccttttcatcgggctctattctagacgccctcggaggtagcgcaagctaatcaagacaagggatcttcatcggGCGAAGCACCCGTCCGGGACGTCTGGAAAGGAAAGGCACCCCGATCGGACGCGTCACCCGAGCAGATCAACTGGCAGTTTTCAGATGTCATCCTTCGCGATCCACTGccgaagcattatgtgccccctgcgatcggggagtacaacgggacaaccgacccagacgaccatctgggtaagttcgacagcactgccaccctacatcaatacacaaatggggtgaagtgccgagtaTTTCTCACCACCCTCTCGGGGTCGGCGCATCGAtagtttcggaggctgccggacggatctatcacaagtttTAAGGAATTCtgaacggcgttcctccatcattttgcaagcagcaggcgctaccagaagacaagcgtcaatctgtttgccatcaagcaaggcgcgagggagccgctccgagcgtacatccagcgcttcaaccaggtggccatgaacattccaacggtcacctcggaaacaatgatgaacgcattcacGCAAgagctcgtggacggtgacttctttcgctcgctcatccggaagtctccccgggactacgaccatatgttgcataaggccaacgaatacatcaatgtggaggaggcccaggcggcgagaagaaaagAAGCCCTGAGTGACCAACCAGCttccgccgagcggaagcagcccatCAGTCACCAGCCACCCAGAGAACCGAGAGccgaagccgcccgtcctcatcaaCACACCCGACCGTACGCGGTCCAGCAAGTTGCGGCTGATCGGCCTAAGCCCAAGGGGAAAGTATATACCCCGATGTtctgttcactccatcagtcagctACTCATAACActcgcgactgtcggagccttcCCCCCATCGCTCATCCGGTGCCAAAAAGCTACCGCCGCTGATCACCCTCACCAGACCGACGACATCAACAACGGAGCCCCATGCAAAGAAcagaaaggagatcccccgagcggcagcaCCGCCAGCAGCTCGGAGCCCACCATCGTGCGTCGcatgaacgacctcgaccttccgctcgggaggaggaaaataggggcaacacatctcgaggcgagatcaacatcatcgccggaggcccgaccgacggagattccaatagagccagaaaggcacacgcaaggcagctgaggatccACGTGGTTGGCTGtagccaggaaagggcgagcggatcCGAGATCAActtcgggcctagggacctcgaaggagttgaagtcccacacgatgacgccctgatcattcgagcggtaatagccaactatactattcaccgcattttcattgacacaggcagctcggtcaacataatattcaagaagacctttgaccaactgcaaatcgaccgaactgaactactgccaatgacgacccccctctacgggttcacggggaacgaagtcttgccggtcggccaagTCCGGCTAGCTATatcgttgggagaagagccgctcagaaggacgaggaCCACAAGCTTCAttgtggttgatgctccttcggCGAACAACGCtatcttgggacgaccggctctcaatAAGTTCCGGGcagtcgtctctaccttctgccagaagatcaagttcccggtggaagatcaagtaggggaggtgcggggagaccaactggcggctcgaagatgctatgtggagatggtccgagccgaatccaagtccgctcggaaagtgtcgcgagtcgaggtaaatactgagaaaccaccttctttggtttatgaagaaaaagaggaggtgcagattgactcttcccgaccggaggccaccaccttcatagcatccgatctggaggagaatcagaagaagaagtTGATCAAATGCCTACAACGAAACTGCGACgttttcgcttggtcgacccatgagctgccaggggtctcgccaagcgtagcgcagcatgaacttcacgtccgaccggacgctcggccggtgaagcaaaggaagagggacttcagcgcggagcagaatgtaatcatccgggcagaggtagagaagcttctggaggccgaccacataagggaagtacaattcccgagttggcttgcaaatgtggttctggtctccaagccgggcaacaagtggagagtatgcatcgattttcgggacttgaacaaggcatgcccgaaggacttctaccccctgcgccggatcgatcaactggtggactccacggtcgggtgcgagctgatatgaatgctggatgcataccaaggctaccatcaagtgccgatcgcccgagaagaccaggagaaggtcagatTCGTCACGGCGgtcgacacctactgctacaatgtaatgtcgttcgggctgaagaacgcaggagccacCTACTAGTGTCTGGTGAACAAggtcttcagggagcagatcggacacaacttggaagtgtacgtggatgacatacttattaagTCCTTCTGGGCGGCCGATCTCTATGCGGatgtggaggagaccttccaaacattaAGAAGATATGGCGTCAAGCTTAATCCTCAGAAGtgtctattcggagcaaaaggcgggagcttcctgggttacatcatgaccgagcggggtatagaggcgaaccccagcaagataaaggcactataagacatgccgcctcccagaaatcttcgagagGTACAACGTCTCACCGGTTggataacggcgctgtcaaggtttatctctaagaccgccgaccggagcctgccattcttcaagattcttcgtaaagccaccaagtttcaatgggacgaggagtgcgatcgggcattcgaggaactgaagacttacctgaattccttacccgtgttggcaAAACCGGTTGTAGGTGAGccactccgcatttatttatcttcaactgagaaTGTTGTGGGCTCGCCGAGCGGCGAAAAACAGCCgatgtactttttaagccatatcttaaaggatgctgagtctcgctacaccggtctcgaaaagttggcctttgctttggtccttgccgctcggaggttgcacccttactttttggcgcacaccattattgtgatgacgaacaACTCGTTGGCAAGGGAACTCTTGAACCCTGAAgtatccggacggctcatcaagtggacaatggaacttagcgaattcgacatccaattcCAACCCCACTCGGTgatcaaggcacagtccttggcagattttgtgactgaggtacaaaagcatgagcccgaagctacatggaaaatatatgtggacggatcatctactcggctcggaagtggaatTGGGATCCTGCTACTTTCGCCTCAGGGAGAGTGGATGCATTTGTCCGTCCAACTGGACTATCGGgtaacaaataatgaggcagagtacgaagccctcatagccggactgcAGGTCGCACAACATGTTGGAGCCAGCCGGGTGGTGATTCACTCAGATTCCCAActagccgctcaacaactcatgggtgccttcgagataaacaatgcaagactcaggTTGTACGCGGAGgcttttgaaaaactcaagactaGCTTCACCGAGGTGatggtccagaagataccccgagtggAGAACCAGGCgacagatgaattagccaagctcgcaagctcgatatcgccggtcatcatccagcaaccaatcgagcaagtatacTTGGTAGCGCACATAGACCGGATGGAAGACCTCACATTCCCAAGAgattggagaacaaccatcatggagtttctgcgctcaggggccacgccgtccgatcggggcaaagctcagctactaaggaggagagccggccggttcgcgctcatcggagatcaactttataagaaggcgttctcccgacctctgctgaagtgtgtcagttcggaagacgccgagtacattttccaggaggtacaccaaggatcttgcggaggtcatccgggcggccggtcTCTGGCTagaaagatcctgctggccggatacttctggccaactttgCATGAGGATGCCGCTCGGATCGTCGCAACATGTATTTTTTGTCAGAAGTACCATAGTTGTTCTCATAGgccgacggaggaaatgaaagcgtccacagtgtcctgcccgttcgaccaatggggcatggacatcgtaggacccttCCCTATGGTGACCGAACAACGGAAGTTTCTATTGGTGGCAGTcaattacttctccaagtgggtggaagccgagccattagccaagataaccgagcagatggtcaagaaattcatttgGCAatacatcatctgtcggttcggcatcccgcgtcggctcgtgtcggacaacgggCGACAGTTTGTCGGAAAGCAGCTCGAGAAATGGTGCAAGGAATATGGCATTGAGCAGCATTTCACGTCTGTGACGTATccccaaagtaatggtcaagccgaagtagccaaccgggagatcctccgaattcttcgggctcgactcgaTAACATGAGAGGAAGCTGGGCGGACGAGCTGCCAggagtcttatgggccatccgcacgacccctaaagagggaacgggagtaacacctttccacctggtgtatggaggcgaggcggtcgtcccagtcgaagtcggcatagagtccgtccggatccagaactacgatgaggcgaattccgagcggaggcagctagaattggacttgatcgacgaggagcgagccaaagcgtccgtccggctgatggcctacaggtagaggatgaagcaaaactacaaccgccgcgtgattcccccagcattccaggtgggtgacttggtctggaagaaagtgaagccggtcggggacgtaggtaagctggaggctccctgggcaggaccctttaaagtcgtcgagaagcttcgatcgggagcctactacttggaggatgaggatggacgacGGCTAGAGAGGACATGGAGTgtaaaccacctccagccctatcgggctagatgaaaggtgcgctgatgtaatatatttcatgaatattccgTTCGGATGTATCATTTGGTTGCAGGAATGAAAGCTATAAGAATAAAGCAAAGGCATGAGCATGGTACACCAAGCGGGTAGCTGCATGATGTCGTGGctaaggccccgagccgttcgaccgggcgtatattatccgagccacaggctcgatgacgaagaccccgtgccgttcgatcgggcgtatattatccgagccatatgctcaatggcgaagaccccgtgccgttcggccgggcgtatattatccgccatatgctcgatggcgaagacccagTGCCGtttggccgggcgtatattatccgaaccatatgctcgatggcgaagaccccgtgccgttcgaccgggcgtatattatccaagtcatatgctcgatggcgaagacctcgtgccgttcggccgggcgtatattattcgagccataagctcattattgaagaccgtcgagcaacgacgttaaatcttagagtcaaaccggcgactataaaccctccggcctgaagaccgtcgagcagcgacgttaaatcttagagtcgaaccggcgactataaaccctccggcctgaagaccgtcgagccgcgacgttaaatcttagagtcgaaccggcgactataaaccctccgacctgaagaccgtcgagcggtgacgttaaactctagagtcggaccggtgactataaaccctccggcttgaagaccgtcgagcggtgacattaaactctagagtcggactggcgactataaaccccccagataAGGCAGCGTCGCGTCGAAGCACTTCAGCGAAACATTAGCTGAAAATCCATGAAAAAGGTGGTCTGACCGATCGACGCAGTAAAGGAAAACACTAGGCGAAAAGCTCACAGAAATCCCTACTGAAAGGTCGTCTGACCGATCGACGCAATAAAGGGAAACACTAAGCGAAGAGCTCATAGAAATCCCAAGGGGAAAGTTGTCTGACCTATCGGCGCAGTATATACGAACACCCCAGCAACAAACTTATAGAAGTCCCAGACATAGTAAGAGGTCGTTTAATCGATCAGCGAAATTAAGAAATTCTCTGTGGGAAAAGGGTCAAGCGACCGGTCGGCACAGTTAAAAGGAACACTCGAAATGGAAGGTTAACACAGCAAGAGCGTGCATTCATTTAAAAATAGCATTTAAAAGTTACAGATGCCACATGAAAAATAAAAGACTCGCCGATCGGAAGCACTACTGAAAATACTTCACTCAAGGAAGTCAAAGATATACTTTGGGATGGTAGTAAGAAGCGCCGCGTACTCCGTCGCAGGGATGACCACGGACtcggggagctgaccct encodes the following:
- the LOC122040794 gene encoding rop guanine nucleotide exchange factor 7-like isoform X2 — translated: MEDAESKCGEAFSRSTGDERSANCSSFVSKPMKEIELMKERLSKLLLGEDMSGCGKGVCTALAISNAVTNLCATVFGQLWRLEPLPPEKKSLWRREMEWLLCVSDHIAEFKPTLQTFPDGSKLEAMSCRPRPDLYINLPALRKLDNMLLEILDSFSDPEFWYVDQGTLALDSDSLASFRRRIHQQDEKWWLPVPRVPAEGLRESTRKQLQHQRGCANQILKASVAINSTTLAEMEVPDSYFDSLPKNLRASMGETVYSFITSEQFSPECLLDCLDLSSEHQALEIANRIEDSIHVWCSRRSISSHRNGTARSSWGIVRGLAMDTEKSIVFANRAETILLCLKQRFPSLTQTNLDVCKIQFNKDVGKSILESYSRVLESLAFNIVARIDELLYVDDLCKCPKISFVDHQQASFRHSVPGLDTACLTAFSTPSFSPAAVISPAREERFVILNSMSRNRGSVMKKILTSYLNAQQAKGKNSSYVIKSAEFPCMKTGAQGS
- the LOC122040794 gene encoding rop guanine nucleotide exchange factor 7-like isoform X1, which produces MEDAESKCGEAFSRSTGDERSANCSSFVSKPMKGGEIELMKERLSKLLLGEDMSGCGKGVCTALAISNAVTNLCATVFGQLWRLEPLPPEKKSLWRREMEWLLCVSDHIAEFKPTLQTFPDGSKLEAMSCRPRPDLYINLPALRKLDNMLLEILDSFSDPEFWYVDQGTLALDSDSLASFRRRIHQQDEKWWLPVPRVPAEGLRESTRKQLQHQRGCANQILKASVAINSTTLAEMEVPDSYFDSLPKNLRASMGETVYSFITSEQFSPECLLDCLDLSSEHQALEIANRIEDSIHVWCSRRSISSHRNGTARSSWGIVRGLAMDTEKSIVFANRAETILLCLKQRFPSLTQTNLDVCKIQFNKDVGKSILESYSRVLESLAFNIVARIDELLYVDDLCKCPKISFVDHQQASFRHSVPGLDTACLTAFSTPSFSPAAVISPAREERFVILNSMSRNRGSVMKKILTSYLNAQQAKGKNSSYVIKSAEFPCMKTGAQGS
- the LOC122040794 gene encoding rop guanine nucleotide exchange factor 7-like isoform X4, with product MKERLSKLLLGEDMSGCGKGVCTALAISNAVTNLCATVFGQLWRLEPLPPEKKSLWRREMEWLLCVSDHIAEFKPTLQTFPDGSKLEAMSCRPRPDLYINLPALRKLDNMLLEILDSFSDPEFWYVDQGTLALDSDSLASFRRRIHQQDEKWWLPVPRVPAEGLRESTRKQLQHQRGCANQILKASVAINSTTLAEMEVPDSYFDSLPKNLRASMGETVYSFITSEQFSPECLLDCLDLSSEHQALEIANRIEDSIHVWCSRRSISSHRNGTARSSWGIVRGLAMDTEKSIVFANRAETILLCLKQRFPSLTQTNLDVCKIQFNKDVGKSILESYSRVLESLAFNIVARIDELLYVDDLCKCPKISFVDHQQASFRHSVPGLDTACLTAFSTPSFSPAAVISPAREERFVILNSMSRNRGSVMKKILTSYLNAQQAKGKNSSYVIKSAEFPCMKTGAQGS
- the LOC122040794 gene encoding rop guanine nucleotide exchange factor 7-like isoform X3, which gives rise to MEDAESKCGEAFSRSTGDERSANCSSFVSKPMKGGEIELMKERLSKLLLGEDMSGCGKGVCTALAISNAVTNLCATVFGQLWRLEPLPPEKKSLWRREMEWLLCVSDHIAEFKPTLQTFPDGSKLEAMSCRPRPDLYINLPALRKLDNMLLEILDSFSDPEFWYVDQGTLALDSDSLASFRRRIHQQDEKWWLPVPRVPAEGLRESTRKQLQHQRGCANQILKASVAINSTTLAEMEVPDSYFDSLPKNLRASMGETVYSFITSEQFSPECLLDCLDLSSEHQALEIANRIEDSIHVWCSRRSISSHRNGTARSSWGIVRGLAMDTEKSIVFANRAETILLCLKQRFPSLTQTNLDVCKIQFNKDVGKSILESYSRVLESLAFNIVARIDELLYVDDLCKCPKISFVDHQQASFRHSVPGLDTACLTAFSTPSFSPAAVISPAREERQRERTRVMLSKVQNFHA